Proteins from a genomic interval of Pseudomonas anuradhapurensis:
- the gcvA gene encoding transcriptional regulator GcvA produces MSKRLMPSTTALQCFEAAARHLSFTRAAQELHLTQSAVSKQVAQLEDMLAHSLFQRIRRRLHLTPAGALYLTEVNKILTQIDISSRYILSYGDETEVLRIATQPTFGARWLVPRLKGFGDRHPRIHLDIRNELEPFDLVQAKADIAFFFGQGTWPGATCIELFSEEVVPVCSPQLLASHRFDSAQALTEHRLLQCVSRPEAWHEWFLGLGLHSQNSYHGPRFDTFYLCIRAAIAGCGIALIPRYLVAEELSEGKLVVAWDHPVASNGRHFIAHAEHAAEVPKIRAFVQWIRERVAEGD; encoded by the coding sequence ATGTCCAAACGCCTGATGCCTTCGACCACCGCCCTCCAGTGCTTCGAAGCGGCCGCGCGCCACCTCAGCTTCACCCGCGCAGCGCAGGAACTGCACCTGACCCAGAGCGCGGTGAGCAAGCAGGTGGCCCAGCTCGAGGACATGCTGGCGCACTCGCTGTTCCAGCGCATTCGCCGCCGCCTGCACCTGACCCCGGCCGGTGCGCTGTACCTCACCGAAGTGAACAAGATCCTCACCCAGATCGACATTTCCAGCCGTTACATCCTCAGCTACGGCGACGAGACCGAAGTGCTGCGCATCGCCACCCAGCCCACCTTCGGTGCGCGCTGGCTGGTGCCGCGGCTGAAGGGGTTTGGTGACCGCCACCCGCGCATTCACCTGGACATCCGCAACGAGCTGGAGCCATTCGACCTGGTCCAGGCCAAGGCCGACATCGCCTTCTTCTTCGGCCAGGGCACCTGGCCCGGGGCAACCTGCATCGAGCTGTTCAGCGAAGAAGTGGTACCGGTGTGCAGCCCGCAGCTGCTGGCCAGCCACCGGTTCGACAGTGCCCAGGCACTGACCGAACACCGCCTGCTGCAATGCGTGTCGCGCCCGGAGGCCTGGCACGAATGGTTCCTGGGGCTGGGCTTGCACAGCCAGAACAGCTACCACGGGCCGCGTTTCGACACGTTCTACCTGTGCATTCGCGCGGCCATCGCCGGCTGCGGCATCGCCTTGATCCCGCGCTACCTGGTGGCCGAAGAGCTGAGCGAGGGCAAGCTGGTGGTGGCCTGGGACCACCCGGTGGCGAGCAATGGCCGGCACTTCATCGCGCATGCCGAGCATGCGGCCGAAGTGCCCAAGATCCGGGCCTTTGTGCAGTGGATTCGCGAGCGGGTGGCTGAGGGGGATTGA
- a CDS encoding helix-turn-helix domain-containing protein — protein MNGIGARLREERERLGMTQRVFGDIGGVEPNAQGKYESGGRTPRLDYLAALAAHGVDALYVLNGTRTPAPLAGLSADEAGLLAAFRQLSSDDQAVLWHLMTRLTDNARLPQAARPASAQRQTFLTEGMR, from the coding sequence ATGAATGGAATCGGAGCACGGTTGCGGGAAGAGCGGGAACGACTGGGCATGACCCAGCGTGTGTTTGGCGATATCGGTGGGGTCGAACCCAATGCCCAGGGCAAATACGAGAGTGGCGGGCGCACACCGCGGCTCGATTACCTGGCGGCATTGGCGGCCCATGGCGTGGATGCATTGTATGTGCTCAACGGCACGCGCACCCCGGCACCGCTAGCGGGGCTGAGTGCGGATGAGGCCGGTTTGCTGGCGGCTTTCCGGCAGTTGTCAAGCGACGATCAGGCGGTACTTTGGCACCTGATGACACGTTTGACCGACAACGCCAGGCTACCTCAGGCAGCGCGGCCAGCCAGCGCTCAACGTCAGACGTTTCTGACAGAAGGAATGCGTTAG
- a CDS encoding DUF4398 domain-containing protein — protein sequence MRARSTVKSVLVGSLMLLGGCASALMPSEQIELTRSAVNRAVSADATHYAPVEMRAAQDKLSAMERALGQHDLELVRRLAEQAEADARLAERKAMASKRQEQLDTARKGIEVLRQEMLEAPQNVIH from the coding sequence ATGCGTGCCAGATCCACAGTCAAAAGCGTGCTCGTCGGTTCGCTGATGTTGCTTGGCGGCTGCGCCAGCGCCCTCATGCCCAGCGAGCAGATCGAACTGACGCGAAGCGCGGTCAATCGCGCAGTGTCTGCCGATGCCACGCACTATGCCCCGGTCGAGATGCGCGCCGCCCAGGACAAGCTCAGCGCCATGGAGCGCGCCCTCGGCCAGCACGACCTCGAACTGGTCCGCCGGCTGGCCGAGCAGGCCGAGGCCGATGCCCGCCTGGCCGAACGCAAGGCCATGGCCAGCAAACGCCAGGAGCAACTGGACACTGCCCGCAAAGGCATCGAGGTGCTCAGGCAGGAAATGCTCGAAGCGCCGCAGAACGTCATCCACTGA
- a CDS encoding OmpA family protein: MSKRPLFTMVSLLGLLLAGCAASPENARLLEAREAYSVLQSKPESSRIAALETQEAYIALGKAEGASLNNRKSPDVEQLAYLAQRKIESAEQTILLRQAEAGLQGIEAQRTQARLDVRTAQLKALQALKAKQTERGTVVTFGDVLFDTGRAELRGSSQRNIRQLAEYLLANPERKVLVEGFTDATGSDAFNQQLSERRAISVANALRRQGVAAARIASAGYGKEYPVASNADAQSRQLNRRVEVIISQGSEAVAPRY, from the coding sequence ATGTCGAAACGCCCACTGTTTACCATGGTTTCGCTACTCGGCCTGCTGCTGGCCGGCTGCGCTGCCTCACCGGAAAATGCCCGCCTGTTGGAGGCCCGTGAGGCTTATTCGGTATTGCAGAGCAAGCCTGAATCCAGCCGTATTGCCGCACTGGAAACCCAGGAAGCCTACATCGCCCTGGGCAAGGCCGAAGGGGCTTCGCTGAACAACCGGAAGTCGCCCGACGTCGAGCAGTTGGCTTACCTGGCCCAGCGCAAGATCGAGAGCGCCGAGCAGACCATCCTGTTGCGCCAGGCAGAGGCCGGCCTGCAAGGTATCGAGGCACAGCGCACCCAGGCACGCCTGGATGTGCGCACTGCCCAGTTGAAGGCGCTACAGGCGCTCAAGGCCAAACAGACCGAACGCGGTACCGTGGTGACCTTCGGCGATGTGTTGTTCGATACCGGCCGCGCGGAACTGCGTGGCAGCAGCCAGCGTAACATCCGGCAACTGGCCGAGTACCTGCTGGCCAACCCGGAGCGCAAAGTGCTGGTGGAAGGGTTCACCGACGCCACCGGTAGCGATGCCTTCAACCAGCAGTTGTCCGAGCGCCGCGCCATATCCGTGGCCAATGCCTTGCGTCGCCAGGGTGTGGCGGCCGCGCGGATTGCCAGTGCGGGCTATGGCAAGGAGTACCCGGTGGCGAGCAATGCCGATGCGCAATCGCGCCAGCTTAACCGCCGCGTCGAAGTCATCATCTCGCAGGGCTCCGAGGCTGTAGCACCGCGTTACTGA
- the uvrY gene encoding response regulator transcription factor GacA, with protein MIRVLVVDDHDLVRTGITRMLADIDGLQVVGEGDSGESALKLARELKPDVVLMDVKMPGIGGLEATRKLLRSHPDIKVVAVTVCEEDPFPTRLLQAGAAGYLTKGAGLDEMVQAIRLAFAGQRYISPQIAQQLALKPFQPQGSPFDALSEREIQIALMIVGCQKVQIISDKLCLSPKTVNTYRYRIFEKLSVTSDVELTLLAVRHGMVDASL; from the coding sequence TTGATTAGGGTCCTAGTGGTTGACGATCACGATCTGGTACGAACCGGTATTACCCGCATGCTGGCCGACATCGACGGCTTGCAGGTGGTGGGTGAGGGTGACTCGGGCGAGTCGGCGCTCAAGCTGGCTCGTGAGCTGAAGCCGGATGTGGTGCTGATGGACGTCAAGATGCCCGGCATCGGCGGCCTGGAGGCCACCCGCAAGTTGCTGCGCAGCCACCCGGACATCAAGGTGGTTGCCGTGACTGTCTGCGAGGAAGACCCGTTCCCCACGCGCCTGTTGCAGGCCGGCGCCGCCGGCTACCTGACCAAGGGTGCCGGCCTTGACGAAATGGTCCAGGCCATCCGCCTGGCCTTCGCCGGCCAGCGCTACATCAGCCCGCAGATCGCCCAGCAGCTGGCGTTGAAACCTTTCCAGCCACAGGGCTCGCCGTTCGATGCCCTGTCGGAACGGGAAATCCAGATTGCCCTGATGATCGTTGGCTGCCAGAAAGTGCAGATCATCTCCGACAAGTTGTGCCTGTCGCCCAAGACCGTCAATACTTACCGGTATCGGATCTTTGAAAAACTCTCGGTCACCAGCGACGTCGAACTGACCTTGCTGGCCGTTCGCCACGGTATGGTCGACGCAAGCCTGTAA
- the pgsA gene encoding CDP-diacylglycerol--glycerol-3-phosphate 3-phosphatidyltransferase: MNIPNLLTVLRVLLIPIFILLFYMPYHWSYMAASSVFAVAAATDWLDGYLARRLQQSTPFGAFLDPVADKLMVAVALVLLVQTHANFWLTLPAAVIIGREIVVSALREWMAELGARAQVAVSNLGKWKTAAQMLALVILLANPPAVTFWVILGYALLLVAAGLTLWSMVHYLLAAWPHLREGSEQK, encoded by the coding sequence ATGAATATTCCAAACCTGCTCACCGTCCTGCGCGTCCTGCTCATCCCGATTTTCATCCTGCTGTTCTACATGCCGTACCACTGGAGCTACATGGCTGCCAGCAGCGTGTTCGCCGTCGCCGCCGCTACCGACTGGCTGGATGGCTACCTGGCGCGTCGCCTGCAGCAGAGCACGCCGTTCGGCGCCTTCCTCGACCCGGTGGCCGACAAGCTGATGGTAGCAGTGGCGCTGGTATTGCTGGTGCAGACCCACGCCAACTTCTGGCTGACCCTGCCGGCGGCAGTCATCATCGGCCGCGAGATCGTGGTCTCGGCACTGCGCGAATGGATGGCCGAACTGGGGGCGCGGGCGCAGGTGGCGGTGTCCAACCTGGGCAAGTGGAAGACTGCCGCGCAAATGCTGGCGCTGGTGATCCTGCTGGCCAACCCACCGGCAGTGACCTTCTGGGTCATCCTTGGCTATGCACTGCTGCTGGTGGCAGCGGGGCTGACGCTGTGGTCGATGGTGCACTACCTGCTGGCGGCCTGGCCGCACCTGCGCGAAGGCTCGGAGCAGAAATAA
- a CDS encoding DUF488 domain-containing protein: MIRCKRVYDAVEEADGQRVLVDRLWPRNKRKQDLQGQWLREVAPSAALRKAFHQGELDFAGFTRRYQQELAAHPEHWYPLLDLATKGALTLLYAGKDTECNNARVLAEWLEDELDKQGPGSSPVCYAR; this comes from the coding sequence ATGATTCGCTGCAAGCGTGTCTACGATGCGGTTGAGGAGGCTGACGGCCAGCGCGTGTTGGTCGACCGCCTGTGGCCGCGCAACAAACGCAAGCAAGACCTGCAGGGGCAATGGTTGCGCGAGGTGGCGCCTTCGGCCGCGTTGCGCAAGGCGTTTCACCAGGGCGAGCTGGATTTTGCCGGCTTTACCCGGCGCTACCAGCAGGAATTGGCAGCCCACCCCGAACATTGGTATCCATTGCTGGACCTGGCCACGAAGGGCGCGTTGACCTTGCTGTATGCCGGCAAGGACACCGAGTGCAACAATGCCCGGGTGCTGGCTGAATGGCTTGAAGACGAGCTGGACAAACAAGGGCCCGGTAGCTCGCCGGTGTGCTACGCCCGTTGA
- a CDS encoding GNAT family N-acetyltransferase — protein sequence MPLTLTPANASHCAFARDLTRRAMLPYYREHDLLWIEEAFDEAWGWREQWLVTDGDTRLGYCSLSQDRQALFIRELHLLPEHRGQGVGSWVLEELALWARQRRLPLLRLMVFRSNPARQLYRRYGFVEMGEDECFVRMQRTID from the coding sequence ATGCCTCTGACCCTGACACCCGCCAACGCCAGCCATTGCGCCTTCGCCCGCGACCTGACGCGGCGGGCCATGTTGCCGTACTACCGTGAACACGACCTGCTGTGGATAGAGGAAGCCTTCGACGAGGCCTGGGGCTGGCGCGAGCAGTGGCTGGTGACCGACGGCGATACCCGGCTGGGCTACTGCAGCCTCAGCCAGGACCGCCAGGCCCTGTTCATTCGCGAACTGCACTTGCTTCCCGAGCATCGTGGGCAGGGCGTCGGCAGCTGGGTGCTGGAAGAGTTGGCGCTATGGGCCAGGCAGCGCCGTCTGCCACTGCTGCGCCTGATGGTGTTTCGCAGCAATCCGGCCCGCCAGCTGTACCGCCGCTATGGTTTTGTCGAAATGGGCGAGGACGAGTGTTTCGTGCGCATGCAGCGCACGATCGACTGA
- a CDS encoding amino acid permease translates to MASLHNNKQRSLQHGLTSRQVSMISIAGIIGAGLFIGSSNAIATAGPAILISYAMTGLLVLLVMRMLGEMAIANPNSGSFSTYASEAIGPWAGFTIGWLYWWFWVLIIPVEAIAGADILHAYFPAVPSWLFAFLIMLVLSATNLISVKNFGAFEYWFALVKVVAIIAFIVVCSLAVFGAWPLAEVSGVSRLWDHGGFMPNGFGTVLGGVLITIFSFFGAEIVTIAADETANPKDKIRRATNLVVYRIAIFYLASIFLVVSLVAWNDPGLKAVGSFQRVLEVLNVPGAKLLVDLVVLVAVTSCMNSGLYTASRMLYSLGARDQALSVTKRISGAGVPTVAVLLSTLAGFAGCLVNYVFPGKVFGFLLSTTGAIALLVYLVIAVSQLRMRARAEREGRQLELKMWLFPCLTWLVIGTIVMVLGYMLFSDAYRYETLMTAGVTLFILLVSLTQKGGKAVTQPA, encoded by the coding sequence ATGGCTTCGCTACACAACAACAAACAGCGCTCCTTGCAGCACGGCCTGACTTCCCGTCAGGTTTCCATGATTTCCATCGCCGGCATCATTGGTGCCGGCCTGTTCATCGGCTCTTCCAACGCCATCGCCACCGCTGGCCCGGCCATCCTCATTTCCTACGCCATGACCGGCCTGCTGGTGCTGCTGGTCATGCGCATGCTGGGCGAAATGGCCATCGCCAACCCCAACAGCGGTTCGTTCTCCACCTATGCCTCCGAGGCCATCGGCCCTTGGGCAGGCTTTACCATCGGTTGGCTGTACTGGTGGTTCTGGGTGCTGATCATCCCGGTCGAGGCGATTGCCGGCGCCGATATCCTGCATGCCTACTTCCCCGCTGTGCCGTCCTGGCTGTTCGCCTTCCTGATCATGCTGGTGCTGTCGGCTACCAACCTGATCAGCGTGAAGAACTTCGGTGCCTTCGAGTACTGGTTCGCCCTGGTCAAGGTGGTGGCGATCATCGCCTTCATCGTGGTCTGCAGCCTGGCGGTGTTCGGCGCCTGGCCGCTGGCCGAGGTGTCCGGGGTCAGCCGGCTGTGGGACCACGGCGGCTTCATGCCCAACGGCTTCGGCACGGTGCTGGGCGGCGTGTTGATCACCATCTTCTCGTTCTTCGGCGCCGAGATCGTGACCATTGCCGCCGACGAAACCGCCAACCCGAAAGACAAGATCCGCCGCGCCACCAACCTGGTGGTGTATCGCATCGCCATCTTCTACCTGGCGTCGATCTTCCTGGTGGTGTCGCTGGTGGCCTGGAACGACCCGGGGCTGAAAGCGGTGGGGTCGTTCCAGCGCGTGCTGGAAGTGCTGAATGTGCCCGGTGCCAAGCTGCTGGTCGACCTGGTGGTGCTGGTGGCGGTGACCAGTTGCATGAACTCGGGCCTGTACACCGCGTCGCGCATGCTCTATTCGCTGGGTGCCCGTGACCAGGCGCTGAGCGTGACCAAGCGCATCTCGGGCGCCGGCGTACCGACCGTGGCGGTGCTGTTGTCGACCCTGGCCGGTTTTGCCGGTTGCCTGGTCAACTATGTGTTCCCCGGCAAGGTGTTCGGCTTCCTGCTGTCCACCACCGGTGCCATCGCCTTGCTGGTGTACCTGGTGATTGCCGTGTCGCAACTGCGCATGCGTGCCCGTGCCGAGCGCGAAGGGCGCCAGCTGGAGCTGAAGATGTGGCTGTTCCCGTGCCTGACCTGGCTGGTGATCGGCACCATCGTCATGGTCCTGGGCTACATGCTGTTCAGCGATGCCTACCGCTACGAGACGCTGATGACCGCAGGTGTGACGCTGTTCATCCTGCTGGTGTCGCTGACCCAGAAAGGCGGCAAGGCAGTCACCCAGCCAGCCTGA
- a CDS encoding inorganic phosphate transporter, translated as MATPSLASQPQLAQHDARPQLAHKPGRATLMLFFGLLLAGLAYSTWSLKQDVSASGTVITTVTPFVLLGLALLIALGFEFVNGFHDTANAVATVIYTHSLPAPVAVVWSGLCNFLGVLLSSGAVAFGIIALLPVELILQVGSSAGFAMVFALLLAAIIWNLGTWWLGLPASSSHTLIGSIIGVGVANALMHGRDGTSGVDWAQASKVGYALLFSPLIGFACAALLLVALRALVKRKALYQAPQGQTPPPWWIRGVLILTCTGVSFAHGSNDGQKGMGLIMLILVGTLPMAYALNKTMPNEQALQFSAVAEATRQALVRSDPLTAPADPRQVLARFVAEPKASPHLVPALAALTGTIGTEVKGYGSLKRVPAEAMANVRNDMYLASEAIRLIEKNQLVTFDTDTRSHLQLFKTQLDDATRYIPLWVKVAVAIALGLGTMVGWRRIVVTVGEKIGKSHLSYAQGASAEVVAMCTIGAADLFGLPVSTTHVLSSGVAGTMVANGSGIQKRTLVNLLMAWVLTLPAAMLLAGSLYWLLSHIF; from the coding sequence ATGGCTACCCCGTCACTGGCCAGCCAGCCGCAACTGGCCCAACACGACGCCCGCCCGCAGCTGGCGCACAAGCCAGGCCGCGCCACCCTGATGTTGTTCTTCGGCCTGCTGCTGGCCGGGCTCGCCTACAGCACCTGGAGCCTGAAACAGGATGTCAGTGCCAGCGGCACGGTGATCACCACAGTCACGCCATTCGTGTTGCTGGGCCTGGCGCTGCTGATCGCCCTGGGCTTCGAGTTCGTCAATGGCTTCCATGACACCGCCAACGCGGTGGCCACGGTGATCTACACCCACTCCCTGCCAGCACCGGTTGCCGTGGTCTGGTCGGGGCTGTGCAACTTCCTTGGGGTACTGCTTTCCAGCGGTGCGGTCGCGTTCGGCATCATCGCCCTGTTGCCGGTGGAGCTGATCCTGCAGGTCGGCTCGTCTGCCGGCTTCGCCATGGTCTTCGCCCTGCTGCTGGCGGCCATCATCTGGAACCTCGGCACCTGGTGGCTCGGCCTGCCGGCCTCGTCCTCACACACCCTGATCGGTTCGATCATCGGCGTCGGCGTGGCCAATGCGCTGATGCACGGGCGTGACGGTACCAGCGGGGTGGACTGGGCCCAGGCCAGCAAGGTCGGCTATGCCCTGTTGTTTTCGCCCCTGATCGGTTTTGCCTGCGCCGCTCTGTTGCTGGTGGCATTGCGTGCGCTGGTCAAACGCAAGGCGCTGTACCAGGCGCCGCAAGGGCAAACGCCACCGCCGTGGTGGATCCGCGGCGTGTTGATCCTGACCTGCACCGGGGTGTCCTTTGCCCACGGCTCCAACGACGGCCAGAAAGGCATGGGCCTGATCATGCTGATCCTGGTCGGCACCCTGCCGATGGCTTACGCGCTGAACAAGACCATGCCCAATGAGCAGGCGCTGCAGTTTTCCGCCGTTGCCGAGGCAACCCGCCAGGCGCTGGTACGCAGTGACCCGCTGACGGCCCCGGCCGACCCGCGCCAGGTGCTTGCCCGCTTCGTTGCCGAACCCAAGGCCAGCCCGCACCTGGTACCGGCACTGGCTGCGCTGACCGGGACGATCGGCACAGAGGTCAAAGGCTACGGCTCGCTCAAGCGTGTACCAGCCGAGGCCATGGCCAATGTGCGCAATGACATGTACCTGGCCAGCGAAGCCATTCGGCTGATCGAGAAAAACCAGCTGGTGACCTTCGATACCGACACCCGCAGCCATCTGCAGCTGTTCAAGACCCAACTGGACGACGCCACCCGCTACATCCCGCTGTGGGTGAAAGTGGCCGTGGCCATCGCGCTGGGGCTGGGGACCATGGTTGGCTGGCGGCGCATCGTGGTGACGGTGGGCGAAAAGATCGGCAAGAGCCATCTCAGCTATGCCCAGGGTGCTTCTGCGGAAGTGGTGGCGATGTGCACCATTGGCGCAGCGGACCTGTTCGGGCTACCCGTGTCGACCACCCATGTGCTCAGTTCAGGGGTGGCCGGGACCATGGTGGCCAACGGGTCAGGCATCCAGAAGCGCACGCTGGTCAATTTGCTGATGGCCTGGGTGCTGACCTTGCCAGCGGCGATGCTGTTGGCCGGGAGCCTGTACTGGCTTCTGAGTCACATTTTCTGA
- the uvrC gene encoding excinuclease ABC subunit UvrC has translation MSQVFDASAFLATCSGRPGVYRMFDGEARLLYVGKAKNLKKRLASYFRKTGLAPKTAALVARIAQVETTITANETEALLLEQNLIKEWRPPYNILLRDDKSYPYVFLSDGEFPRLGIHRGAKKAKGRYFGPYPSAGAIRESLSLLQKAFSVRQCEDSYYANRTRPCLQYQIKRCKGPCTGLVGAEEYAEDVRHSVMFLEGRSQQLGNELNAEMEKAAMALDFEKAAELRDQIALLRRVQDQQYIEGGSGDVDVIAAFVNPGGACVHLISVRGGRVLGSKNFFPQVGIEEEVAEVMAAFLAQYYLGNAERELPGELIVNVVHEDFEAISEALQTLRGRELAISHRVRGTRARWQQLAVTNAEQALNARLANRQHMAARFEALAEVLGLDEVPQRLECYDISHSSGESTVASCVVFGPEGPLKSDYRRFNIEGVTAGDDYAAMHQALTRRYGRIRDGEGKLPDVLLVDGGKGQLNMARDVMQELGFTDLTLLGVAKGVTRKAGFETLYLNDVHHEFTLKGDSPALHLIQQIRDEAHRFAITGHRARRGKARRVSSLEDVAGVGPKRRRDLLKHFGGLQELNRASVDEIAKAPGISKKLAESIYASLHSE, from the coding sequence ATGTCCCAAGTTTTCGATGCCAGCGCTTTCCTGGCGACCTGCAGCGGTCGCCCGGGCGTCTACCGCATGTTCGATGGCGAAGCCCGCCTGCTTTACGTAGGCAAGGCCAAGAACCTCAAGAAGCGCCTGGCCAGCTACTTCCGCAAGACCGGCCTGGCGCCCAAGACTGCCGCGCTGGTGGCGCGCATCGCCCAGGTCGAAACCACCATCACCGCCAACGAAACCGAGGCGCTGCTGCTGGAGCAGAACCTGATCAAGGAATGGCGGCCGCCGTACAACATCCTGTTGCGCGACGACAAGTCCTACCCCTACGTGTTTCTTTCCGACGGTGAGTTTCCGCGCCTGGGCATTCACCGTGGGGCAAAGAAGGCCAAGGGCCGTTACTTTGGCCCGTACCCCAGCGCCGGCGCCATACGCGAGAGCCTCAGCCTGCTGCAAAAGGCCTTTTCCGTGCGCCAGTGCGAAGACAGCTACTACGCCAACCGCACCCGGCCGTGCCTGCAGTATCAGATCAAGCGCTGCAAAGGGCCGTGCACTGGGCTGGTGGGCGCCGAGGAATACGCCGAAGACGTCCGCCACTCGGTGATGTTCCTCGAAGGCCGCAGCCAGCAGTTGGGCAACGAGCTGAATGCCGAGATGGAAAAGGCCGCCATGGCCCTCGACTTCGAGAAGGCCGCCGAGCTGCGTGACCAGATCGCCCTGTTGCGCCGGGTCCAGGACCAGCAATACATCGAAGGCGGTAGCGGCGACGTTGACGTCATTGCCGCCTTCGTCAACCCTGGCGGCGCCTGCGTGCACCTGATCAGCGTGCGCGGCGGGCGGGTGCTGGGCAGCAAGAACTTCTTCCCGCAGGTGGGCATCGAGGAAGAAGTGGCCGAAGTGATGGCCGCGTTCCTCGCCCAGTACTACCTGGGTAACGCCGAGCGCGAACTGCCCGGCGAGCTGATCGTCAACGTGGTACATGAAGATTTCGAGGCCATCAGCGAAGCCTTGCAGACCCTGCGTGGCCGCGAGCTGGCCATCAGCCACCGCGTGCGTGGCACTCGCGCCCGCTGGCAGCAGCTGGCGGTGACCAATGCCGAGCAGGCCCTCAATGCACGCCTGGCCAACCGCCAGCACATGGCCGCGCGTTTCGAAGCACTGGCCGAAGTGCTGGGCCTGGACGAAGTGCCGCAGCGCCTGGAGTGCTATGACATCAGCCATTCCAGCGGCGAGTCCACGGTGGCCAGCTGTGTGGTGTTCGGCCCGGAAGGCCCGCTGAAGTCCGACTACCGCCGTTTCAATATCGAAGGGGTCACCGCCGGAGACGACTACGCCGCCATGCACCAGGCGCTGACCCGCCGCTACGGGCGCATCCGCGACGGTGAGGGCAAGCTGCCCGACGTGCTGCTGGTGGACGGTGGCAAAGGCCAGCTGAACATGGCTCGCGACGTGATGCAGGAGCTGGGCTTCACCGACCTGACCCTGCTCGGCGTGGCCAAAGGCGTGACGCGCAAGGCCGGCTTCGAAACCCTGTACCTGAACGACGTGCACCACGAATTCACCCTCAAGGGCGATTCGCCGGCTTTGCACCTGATCCAGCAGATCCGCGACGAAGCGCACCGTTTTGCCATTACCGGCCACCGCGCCCGCCGTGGCAAGGCGCGGCGGGTGTCGAGCCTGGAAGATGTGGCCGGGGTAGGGCCCAAGCGCCGCCGCGACCTGCTGAAACATTTCGGCGGTCTGCAGGAACTCAACCGCGCCAGTGTCGACGAAATTGCCAAAGCCCCCGGCATCAGTAAAAAGCTTGCCGAGTCGATTTATGCCAGCCTGCATAGCGAGTAG
- a CDS encoding PaaI family thioesterase: MNDQPLSLQALAAPDGTCYGCGCSHPSGLHLQSHWDADGVHLLCRHAPDSTFIGWPGLVYGGLLAMLVDCHSNWTAMAYHYRAEGREAGSLPRIDCVTGTLNLSYLKPTPMGVELLLKARVEGEVGRKTRVLCEVWAGDVLTVSADSVFVRVDTEKLKLKAHGQG; this comes from the coding sequence ATGAACGACCAGCCCCTTTCCCTCCAGGCCCTGGCTGCACCCGACGGCACCTGCTACGGCTGCGGTTGCTCCCATCCCAGCGGCCTGCACCTGCAAAGCCACTGGGACGCCGACGGCGTCCATCTGTTATGCCGGCATGCCCCAGACAGCACCTTCATCGGCTGGCCAGGCCTGGTCTACGGTGGTTTGCTGGCAATGCTGGTGGACTGCCACTCCAACTGGACCGCGATGGCCTACCACTACCGCGCCGAGGGCCGCGAAGCCGGCAGCCTGCCGCGTATCGATTGTGTCACTGGCACGCTCAACCTGAGCTACCTGAAGCCTACGCCGATGGGCGTCGAGTTGCTGCTCAAGGCCCGCGTGGAAGGTGAGGTCGGGCGCAAGACGCGGGTGCTCTGCGAAGTCTGGGCCGGCGACGTACTGACGGTCAGTGCCGACTCGGTGTTCGTGCGTGTGGACACGGAAAAGCTCAAGCTCAAGGCGCATGGCCAAGGCTGA
- a CDS encoding glutathione S-transferase N-terminal domain-containing protein: MTDLSAFPITRKWPARHPERLQLYSLPTPNGVKVSIMLEEIGLPYEPHKISFDNDDQLSPEFISLSANNKIPAILDPDGPGGQPLALFESGAILQYLAEKSGQLLSRDPAQRYQTMQWLMFQMGGIGPMFGQVGFFHFFAGKEYEDKRPRDRYVNESRRLLGVLDRHLQGRDWMVDDYSIADIAILPWVRNLVERYNARELVGFDQFKEVQRVLAVFLERPAVQRGLKIPG, translated from the coding sequence ATGACCGATCTGAGCGCATTCCCTATCACCCGTAAATGGCCGGCGCGGCACCCCGAGCGCTTGCAGCTGTATTCGCTGCCTACGCCCAATGGCGTGAAGGTGTCGATCATGCTGGAGGAAATTGGCCTGCCTTACGAGCCGCATAAAATCAGCTTTGACAACGATGACCAGCTGAGCCCCGAGTTCATCTCGCTCAGTGCCAACAACAAGATCCCCGCCATCCTCGACCCCGACGGGCCGGGCGGCCAGCCGCTGGCGCTGTTCGAGTCGGGCGCGATCCTGCAGTACCTGGCGGAAAAGAGCGGGCAGTTGCTGAGCCGCGACCCGGCCCAGCGCTATCAGACGATGCAGTGGCTGATGTTCCAGATGGGCGGCATCGGGCCGATGTTCGGCCAGGTCGGCTTTTTCCACTTCTTTGCTGGCAAGGAATACGAAGACAAGCGCCCGCGTGACCGCTATGTCAACGAATCCCGGCGCCTGCTCGGCGTGCTCGACCGGCATCTGCAGGGGCGGGACTGGATGGTCGATGACTACAGCATCGCCGACATCGCCATCCTCCCTTGGGTGCGCAACCTGGTAGAACGGTACAACGCCCGCGAACTGGTCGGTTTCGATCAGTTCAAGGAAGTGCAGCGGGTGCTGGCGGTGTTCCTTGAACGACCAGCGGTGCAGCGTGGCCTGAAGATCCCTGGCTGA